The proteins below are encoded in one region of Populus alba chromosome 2, ASM523922v2, whole genome shotgun sequence:
- the LOC118050037 gene encoding auxin-responsive protein IAA11 isoform X1, producing the protein MQGGFLGGGSGGSVCMSTVSMEDNVLMSSEDSSSPDEGELELGLGLSLGGASGFKDFGQRSSQQYARILTAKDLPSQVSSSSCCSSTTSSSSSTLSRANATAGTKRAADSVSATNGAASSQVVGWPPIRSHRMHIMVNQAKSQATEEFNSMNKRKNAVEEKVGNKNINIGNTKTRTSLFVKVNMDGTLIGRKVDLNAHGCYETLAQALENMFLRTTTTLNMARLSTPEHKIMIDAKRHSQLLGGSSEFVLTYEDKDGDWMLVGDVPWGMFISSVKRLRIMRMSEATGLGK; encoded by the exons ATGCAAGGTGGTTTTCTTGGTGGAGGAAGTGGTGGGTCGGTGTGTATGTCGACGGTGTCAATGGAGGATAACGTGTTGATGTCATCTGAGGACTCGTCAAGCCCGGATGAGGGTGAACTTGAACTGGGTCTCGGTTTGAGTCTTGGTGGTGCTTCTGGTTTTAAGGATTTTGGTCAGCGTAGCAGTCAACAATATGCAAGGATTTTGACTGCTAAGGATTTGCCTTCccaggtttcttcttcttcttgttgttcttcaacgacttcgtcttcttcttctacctTGAGTAGAGCTAATGCTACTGCTGGGACTAAGAGGGCTGCTGATTCTGTTTCTGCTACTAATGGTGCTGCCAG CAGTCAAGTTGTTGGGTGGCCTCCAATAAGATCTCATAGAATGCACATCATGGTTAACCAGGCAAAGTCACAGGCTACTGAAGAGTTCAACTCAATGAATAAACGCAAGAATGCTGTGGAAGAGAAGGTGGGcaacaaaaacattaatattgGTAATACCAAGACTAGGACTTCCCTATTTGTCAAGGTGAATATGGATGGAACCCTGATCGGTAGAAAGGTTGATCTGAATGCTCATGGCTGCTATGAGACACTAGCTCAAGCCTTGGAAAATATGTTCCTAAGAACTACCACAACTTTGAACATGGCAC GATTGAGCACACCTGAACATAAAATAATGATCGATGCAAAAAGACATTCACAATTGCTGGGCGGGTCATCTGAGTTTGTGCTCACTTATGAGGACAAGGATGGGGATTGGATGCTTGTCGGAGATGTTCCTTGGGG GATGTTTATTAGCTCTGTGAAGAGACTCAGAATCATGAGGATGTCCGAGGCAACTGGACTTGGCAAATGA
- the LOC118050037 gene encoding auxin-responsive protein IAA11 isoform X2 — protein MQGGFLGGGSGGSVCMSTVSMEDNVLMSSEDSSSPDEGELELGLGLSLGGASGFKDFGQRSSQQYARILTAKDLPSQVSSSSCCSSTTSSSSSTLSRANATAGTKRAADSVSATNGAASQVVGWPPIRSHRMHIMVNQAKSQATEEFNSMNKRKNAVEEKVGNKNINIGNTKTRTSLFVKVNMDGTLIGRKVDLNAHGCYETLAQALENMFLRTTTTLNMARLSTPEHKIMIDAKRHSQLLGGSSEFVLTYEDKDGDWMLVGDVPWGMFISSVKRLRIMRMSEATGLGK, from the exons ATGCAAGGTGGTTTTCTTGGTGGAGGAAGTGGTGGGTCGGTGTGTATGTCGACGGTGTCAATGGAGGATAACGTGTTGATGTCATCTGAGGACTCGTCAAGCCCGGATGAGGGTGAACTTGAACTGGGTCTCGGTTTGAGTCTTGGTGGTGCTTCTGGTTTTAAGGATTTTGGTCAGCGTAGCAGTCAACAATATGCAAGGATTTTGACTGCTAAGGATTTGCCTTCccaggtttcttcttcttcttgttgttcttcaacgacttcgtcttcttcttctacctTGAGTAGAGCTAATGCTACTGCTGGGACTAAGAGGGCTGCTGATTCTGTTTCTGCTACTAATGGTGCTGCCAG TCAAGTTGTTGGGTGGCCTCCAATAAGATCTCATAGAATGCACATCATGGTTAACCAGGCAAAGTCACAGGCTACTGAAGAGTTCAACTCAATGAATAAACGCAAGAATGCTGTGGAAGAGAAGGTGGGcaacaaaaacattaatattgGTAATACCAAGACTAGGACTTCCCTATTTGTCAAGGTGAATATGGATGGAACCCTGATCGGTAGAAAGGTTGATCTGAATGCTCATGGCTGCTATGAGACACTAGCTCAAGCCTTGGAAAATATGTTCCTAAGAACTACCACAACTTTGAACATGGCAC GATTGAGCACACCTGAACATAAAATAATGATCGATGCAAAAAGACATTCACAATTGCTGGGCGGGTCATCTGAGTTTGTGCTCACTTATGAGGACAAGGATGGGGATTGGATGCTTGTCGGAGATGTTCCTTGGGG GATGTTTATTAGCTCTGTGAAGAGACTCAGAATCATGAGGATGTCCGAGGCAACTGGACTTGGCAAATGA
- the LOC118050036 gene encoding uncharacterized protein produces the protein MDKNNLRLQVLVLLFCCCVGIGSAVVVEKKVLGDEVSALLSLKAGLLDPSNSLRDWKLSNSSAHCNWAGVWCNSNGAVEKLDLSHMNLSGHVSDDIQRLESLTSLNLCCNGFSSSLTKAVSNLTSLEDIDVSQNLFIGSFPVGLGRAAGLTLLNASSNNFSGIIPEDLGNATSLETLDLRGSFFEGSIPKSFRNLQKLKFLGLSGNNLTGQLPAELGLLSSLEKIIIGYNEFEGGIPAEFGNLTNLKYLDLAVGNLSGDIPAELGRLKALETVFLYQNNLEGKLPAAIGNITSLQLLDLSDNHLSGEIPAEIVNLKNLQLLNLMSNQLSGSIPAGVGGLTQLSVLELWSNSLSGPLPRDLGKNSPLQWLDVSSNSLSGEIPASLCNGGNLTKLILFNNSFSGPIPDSLSTCFSLVRVRMQNNFLSGAIPVGLGKLGKLQRLELANNSLTGQIPIDLAFSSSLSFIDISRNRLRSSLPSTVLSIQNLQTFMASNNNLEGEIPDQFQDRPSLSALDLSSNHFSGSIPASVASCEKLVNLNLKNNRLTGEIPKTVAMMPALAVLDLSNNSLTGGLPENFGSSPALEMLNVSYNKLQGPVPANGVLRAINPDDLVGNVGLCGGVLPPCSHSLLNASEQRNVHTKRIVAGWLIGISSVLAVGIAFVGARLLYKRWYSNGSCFEKSYEMGSGEWPWRLMAYQRLGFTSSDILACLKESNVIGMGATGTVYKAEVPRSNTVVAVKKLWRSGADIETGSSSDFVGEVNLLGKLRHRNIVRLLGFLHNDSDMMILYEYMQNGSLGEVLHGKQAGRLLVDWVSRYNIALGVAQGLAYLHHDCRPPVIHRDIKSNNILLDTDLEARIADFGLARMMIRKNETVSMVAGSYGYIAPEYGYTLKVDEKIDIYSYGVVLLELLTGKRPLDPEFGESVDIVEWIRRKIRDNRSLEEALDQNVGNCKHVQEEMLLVLRIALLCTAKLPKDRPSMRDVITMLGEAKPRRKSSSNSSGYDSNKDKPVFNTSPVNGLV, from the exons ATGGACAAGAACAATTTGCGGTTGCAAGTCCTGGTTTTGTTGTTCTGCTGTTGCGTTGGGATTGGTTCTGCTGTGGTGGTTGAGAAAAAAGTGTTGGGTGATGAAGTGTCAGCTTTGCTATCTCTAAAAGCTGGTCTTCTAGATCCATCGAATAGTCTTCGAGATTGGAAACTGTCCAACAGTTCAGCTCATTGTAACTGGGCTGGAGTTTGGTGCAACTCCAATGGAGCTGTTGAAAAGCTTGATCTCTCCCACATGAATCTCAGTGGACATGTATCCGATGACATCCAAAGACTAGAGAGTTTGACTTCTCTAAACTTGTGCTGCAATGGGTTCTCTTCATCGTTGACAAAAGCTGTATCCAATCTCACTTCACTGGAAGACATTGATGTGAGTCAGAACCTCTTTATTGGTAGCTTTCCTGTTGGTCTTGGAAGAGCAGCTGGTCTGACTTTGCTAAATGCTTCAAGCAATAATTTCTCTGGAATTATTCCTGAGGATCTTGGCAATGCGACTTCACTAGAGACTCTTGATCTCAGAGGGAGTTTCTTTGAAGGTTCCATTCCAAAATCTTTCAGGAACTTGCAAAAGCTCAAGTTTCTTGGCCTTTCTGGGAATAATCTCACTGGTCAATTACCAGCAGAGCTGGGGCTGCTTTCATCACTGGAGAAAATAATTATAGGATACAATGAGTTTGAAGGTGGAATCCCAGCAGAGTTTGGAAATCTCACTAATCTGAAGTATCTTGATTTGGCAGTTGGAAATCTTAGTGGTGATATTCCAGCTGAATTGGGGAGACTTAAGGCACTTGAGACTGTATTCCTGTATCAGAATAATCTTGAAGGCAAACTTCCAGCGGCGATTGGAAACATCACTTCACTGCAACTATTAGACCTGTCTGACAATCATTTATCAGGAGAAATCCCTGCTGAGATTGTTAATTTGAAAAACCTGCAGCTCTTGAATCTGATGTCCAACCAGCTTTCAGGTTCAATTCCTGCTGGAGTTGGAGGGTTGACTCAGTTATCAGTGCTTGAGCTGTGGAGCAACTCATTGTCAGGTCCACTGCCAAGAGATCTCGGCAAGAATTCACCATTGCAATGGTTGGACGTATCATCCAATTCATTATCTGGGGAGATTCCAGCAAGCTTGTGTAATGGTGGTAATCTCACCAAGCTCATTCTCTTCAACAATTCCTTCTCAGGTCCGATTCCTGATTCTTTATCAACATGCTTCTCTCTTGTTCGTGTACGTATgcaaaacaattttctttctgGGGCAATTCCAGTTGGACTAGGCAAATTAGGGAAGCTTCAGAGGTTAGAGTTGGCAAATAATAGCCTCACTGGTCAAATCCCAATTGATCTAGCCTTTTCTTCATCACTTTCCTTCATTGATATCTCAAGAAACCGACTCCGATCCTCTCTTCCTTCCACAGTTCTTTCCATTCAAAATCTACAAACCTTCATGGCCTCAAACAATAACTTAGAAGGTGAGATCCCTGACCAGTTCCAGGACCGTCCTTCACTTTCTGCGCTTGATCTCTCATCAAACCATTTCTCTGGTTCCATTCCAGCTAGCGTTGCTTCATGTGAGAAACTTGTAAATTTGAATCTTAAGAACAACCGATTGACTGGAGAAATCCCAAAAACAGTTGCAATGATGCCTGCACTGGCCGTTCTTGATCTATCAAACAACTCTTTAACTGGTGGATTGCCTGAGAATTTTGGCTCCTCCCCTGCCTTGGAAATGCTGAATGTCTCGTATAACAAACTACAAGGTCCTGTTCCTGCAAATGGCGTGCTAAGAGCCATCAATCCAGATGATCTCGTCGGGAATGTGGGTCTCTGTGGCGGTGTCCTGCCTCCATGTAGCCACAGTTTGCTAAATGCATCGGAGCAAAGAAATGTGCATACAAAGCGCATAGTTGCCGGGTGGCTCATTGGGATTTCATCAGTTTTAGCAGTTGGGATTGCATTTGTCGGTGCTCGACTTCTCTATAAAAGGTGGTATTCAAACGGAAGCTGCTTCGAAAAAAGTTATGAAATGGGCAGTGGAGAGTGGCCATGGAGATTGATGGCTTACCAGAGGCTTGGTTTCACTAGTTCTGACATTCTAGCTTGCTTAAAGGAATCAAACGTGATTGGAATGGGAGCAACTGGGACTGTTTACAAAGCTGAGGTGCCTAGGTCGAACACGGTTGTTGCAGTAAAGAAGCTATGGAGATCAGGAGCAGACATCGAAACAGGAAGCAGCAGTGATTTTGTCGGAGAGGTGAACCTCTTGGGGAAGCTAAGGCATCGAAATATTGTTCGGTTATTAGGCTTTCTTCATAATGATTCCGACATGATGATACTATATGAATATATGCAAAATGGCAGCCTCGGAGAAGTCTTGCATGGCAAACAAGCAGGAAGGTTGCTTGTAGACTGGGTATCGCGATATAATATCGCACTTGGAGTTGCACAAGGACTTGCTTATCTTCACCATGATTGCCGCCCACCAGTTATTCATCGAGACATCAAGTCCAATAACATACTGCTTGATACAGATCTTGAAGCAAGGATCGCTGATTTCGGGTTGGCAAGAATGATGATTAGGAAGAACGAGACAGTTTCCATGGTGGCAGGATCATACGGATACATTGCCCCTG AATACGGATACACCTTGAAAGTTGATGAAAAGATTGACATTTACAGCTATGGAGTAGTTTTATTAGAACTTCTTACAGGAAAGCGGCCCTTAGATCCTGAGTTTGGGGAATCTGTCGACATCGTTGAATGGATTCGGAGAAAGATTAGAGACAACAGATCGTTAGAAGAAGCACTAGACCAGAATGTAGGAAATTGCAAGCATGTTCAAGAAGAGATGCTATTGGTTCTTAGAATAGCACTTCTTTGTACTGCCAAGCTCCCCAAGGACAGACCATCAATGAGAGATGTGATAACAATGCTTGGAGAGGCAAAACCGAGGAGAAAAAGCAGTAGCAACAGCAGTGGATACGATAGTAACAAAGACAAGCCTGTCTTTAACACATCACCTGTAAATGGCCTTGTATAG